A section of the Rubritalea squalenifaciens DSM 18772 genome encodes:
- a CDS encoding OmpA family protein, whose amino-acid sequence MADTKPNTPTQTTSGGQNTIVIVLLALLILVGILVILNINDQSQPGSADDKLSALKQRVEEQEREMREQGYNIPENHESLDELADKISKDALTLKESAYNLQKSLSDKDRELRQLRAELEASITINERHGAESTKLRNQLSQVQSQQGQVTFLKQQISDLSAQLAHKDQQIAELGSRPEDSQFTEISKELNNALLRNKDLETKVAELTALKNTMISPSEVQSLKDQLAKLKPENETLKLTLQQLRAEIDRERLYVQSADKLLPAAAKLYRELEKLDDLNEDQLKSAYTRIGEQLKARVVKSVQFETGKSTVGFADQADIRDRLADINPDADILIVGYASKTGDEDQNRELSARRSATTASVVHHLLEQKGNVHAVYLGQTGRFSATAGENQICEIWEIRK is encoded by the coding sequence ATGGCTGATACCAAACCCAATACACCCACCCAGACAACATCTGGCGGGCAAAACACGATTGTCATCGTGCTACTCGCGCTCCTGATTCTTGTTGGAATTCTCGTTATTCTCAATATCAACGACCAATCCCAACCAGGAAGCGCAGACGATAAATTGAGCGCACTCAAGCAAAGAGTGGAAGAACAGGAACGTGAAATGAGAGAACAGGGCTACAATATCCCCGAGAACCACGAATCCCTCGACGAACTGGCTGACAAGATCAGTAAAGACGCTCTCACCCTCAAGGAATCCGCCTACAACTTACAAAAATCATTGAGCGATAAGGACCGTGAGTTACGCCAGCTAAGAGCAGAGCTTGAAGCCAGCATCACGATCAACGAGAGGCACGGTGCAGAGTCCACCAAACTACGCAACCAACTCTCTCAGGTACAATCTCAGCAGGGCCAGGTGACTTTCCTCAAACAGCAAATCAGCGATCTTAGCGCCCAGCTTGCACATAAAGACCAACAAATCGCCGAACTCGGCTCCAGACCCGAAGATTCCCAATTCACGGAGATTAGCAAAGAACTCAATAACGCCCTACTCCGCAATAAAGACTTGGAGACCAAAGTCGCCGAGCTGACAGCCCTGAAGAACACCATGATCAGCCCGAGTGAAGTCCAGTCCCTTAAGGACCAGCTCGCTAAACTCAAGCCGGAGAACGAGACTCTCAAGTTGACCTTACAACAGCTACGGGCCGAAATTGACAGAGAGCGACTCTACGTGCAGTCAGCTGATAAGCTACTTCCAGCAGCAGCCAAACTCTATCGTGAGCTGGAAAAGCTGGATGACCTGAATGAAGATCAGCTCAAGTCTGCCTACACTCGTATCGGGGAGCAGCTCAAGGCCCGCGTCGTAAAGAGCGTTCAATTTGAAACCGGGAAATCTACCGTGGGCTTTGCAGACCAAGCCGACATCAGAGACAGACTGGCGGATATCAACCCAGACGCTGACATTCTCATTGTTGGCTACGCCTCTAAAACTGGCGATGAAGACCAGAACCGTGAACTCTCCGCTCGCCGATCAGCTACAACAGCCTCCGTGGTTCACCACCTCTTGGAGCAAAAAGGCAATGTTCACGCGGTGTATTTAGGTCAAACTGGTAGATTTTCTGCTACTGCAGGCGAGAACCAAATCTGTGAGATCTGGGAAATCCGCAAGTAA
- the lepA gene encoding translation elongation factor 4, with the protein MSLELTRNFSIIAHIDHGKTTLSDRLLEFTQTISEREKQDQLLDAMDLERERGITIKSHPVSMYYPAKDGKTYQLNLLDTPGHVDFSYEVSRSLAACEGALLIVDAAQGVEAQTLANLHLANEQELTIIPVINKIDLPSADLPKVHKQLEDIVCIPAEEAIPASAKNGIGIEDILEAIVERIPAPVQPEDNKLRASVFDSVYDNFRGVVSYVRVISGSMRRGTKIKFFHTPNNYEIKEVGVFTPAMTKRDELVAGDVGYVIANMKSASDVKIGDTMTESSNPCSDPLPGFKEIQPMVFAGIYPVDTSDFEALKAAVAKLQINDAAFSFMAESSAALGFGFRCGFLGLLHMEIIQERLRREFNMDIISTYPSVIYEVSLTNGEEIIVDNPCMLPDSQAIQEIREPMVRVYIMTPGDYIGDLMKLVMDKRGEMENTETIDDLRVMLTCNLPLSEILVDFNDRLKSMTRGYGSMDYEHNGYRAAKMVKMDMLIAGEPVDAFATIVHRDKAESYGRKLATRLKEVIPQQLFVVAIQAAIGGKIIARESISAMRKNVTAKCYGGDISRKRKLLEKQKKGKAKMKAIGKVNIPQDAFIRVLKND; encoded by the coding sequence ATGTCACTAGAGCTCACCAGAAACTTTTCCATCATCGCACACATCGACCACGGCAAGACTACCCTGTCTGACCGTCTACTGGAATTCACCCAGACGATTTCAGAGCGCGAGAAGCAGGACCAACTTCTTGATGCCATGGATCTTGAGCGTGAGCGTGGCATCACCATTAAGTCTCACCCGGTTTCCATGTACTATCCGGCGAAAGACGGGAAAACATATCAGCTCAACCTGCTGGACACTCCCGGTCACGTTGACTTCTCCTACGAAGTATCTCGCTCACTTGCAGCCTGCGAAGGCGCCCTACTCATTGTAGATGCCGCCCAAGGTGTAGAAGCCCAGACACTGGCCAACCTGCACCTCGCAAACGAACAAGAGCTAACGATCATCCCGGTCATCAATAAGATCGACCTCCCCTCCGCCGATCTCCCAAAGGTTCACAAGCAGCTTGAAGACATCGTCTGCATTCCCGCCGAAGAAGCCATTCCCGCATCCGCGAAAAATGGCATCGGTATCGAGGATATTCTTGAAGCCATCGTAGAGCGCATTCCCGCACCCGTGCAACCCGAAGACAACAAGCTCCGCGCATCCGTTTTCGACTCCGTGTACGACAACTTCCGAGGTGTCGTATCCTACGTACGAGTTATCTCCGGCAGCATGCGCCGCGGCACCAAGATCAAGTTCTTCCACACCCCGAACAACTACGAGATCAAGGAAGTCGGTGTTTTCACCCCGGCTATGACCAAACGTGACGAACTCGTCGCGGGCGATGTTGGCTATGTCATTGCCAACATGAAGTCAGCCAGTGACGTCAAGATTGGTGACACCATGACCGAGTCTTCTAATCCTTGTTCAGATCCTTTGCCGGGATTCAAAGAGATCCAGCCTATGGTATTCGCAGGCATCTACCCGGTGGACACCTCAGACTTCGAAGCCCTCAAGGCCGCGGTAGCCAAACTACAAATTAACGACGCAGCCTTCTCCTTCATGGCCGAATCCTCTGCCGCACTCGGCTTTGGTTTCCGCTGCGGATTCCTTGGCTTGCTCCACATGGAGATTATCCAGGAGCGCCTTCGCCGTGAGTTCAACATGGACATCATCTCCACCTATCCATCCGTTATCTATGAGGTAAGCCTCACCAACGGAGAAGAAATCATCGTGGACAACCCATGCATGCTCCCTGACTCACAAGCCATCCAAGAAATCCGCGAACCGATGGTGCGCGTCTACATCATGACTCCAGGCGACTACATCGGTGACCTCATGAAACTCGTCATGGACAAACGTGGTGAAATGGAGAACACCGAGACCATCGATGATCTACGAGTGATGCTCACCTGCAACCTTCCTCTTTCCGAGATCCTCGTTGATTTCAATGACCGCCTCAAATCCATGACCCGCGGTTATGGCTCCATGGACTATGAGCACAACGGATATCGCGCAGCCAAGATGGTCAAAATGGACATGCTCATTGCCGGCGAACCAGTAGACGCCTTTGCCACCATTGTTCACCGTGACAAGGCAGAATCCTACGGCCGCAAACTGGCAACACGCCTTAAGGAGGTCATTCCACAACAGCTTTTCGTGGTTGCCATTCAGGCCGCCATCGGAGGAAAGATCATCGCCCGTGAATCCATCTCAGCCATGCGTAAGAACGTAACCGCTAAGTGTTACGGTGGTGACATTTCCCGTAAGCGCAAGCTTCTGGAGAAGCAGAAGAAAGGTAAGGCAAAGATGAAAGCAATCGGCAAGGTCAACATCCCACAGGATGCCTTCATCCGCGTTCTCAAGAACGACTAA
- a CDS encoding phospholipase D-like domain-containing protein has product MEEIQRALEASLEDFAISRSERKELKALLQAIQGNTAEQAIVRKLAYRLATKVIGEIGEPASMEWLEGVIKLLYASENEIKSDAYFSPGEDCLHRIRRFIAESQRTLDICVFTITDNRIVERLEQAHQRGVKIRVISDDDKSEDLGSDLEHLSKYGIECVYDRTSAHMHHKFAISDGIKLLNGSYNWTRAASTENNENITVTNHPSILERFQVEFDRLWITLNR; this is encoded by the coding sequence ATGGAGGAGATTCAAAGAGCTCTCGAAGCCTCACTGGAAGATTTTGCTATTTCACGCAGTGAGCGCAAGGAGCTCAAGGCTCTGCTCCAAGCCATCCAAGGGAATACGGCTGAACAGGCCATTGTTCGCAAACTTGCCTACCGGCTAGCCACCAAAGTCATTGGTGAAATCGGTGAACCTGCCTCCATGGAATGGCTGGAGGGTGTCATCAAACTTCTCTACGCTTCGGAGAATGAAATCAAATCCGACGCCTACTTTAGCCCCGGAGAAGATTGCCTTCACAGGATCCGCCGATTCATTGCTGAAAGCCAACGCACACTAGACATCTGCGTCTTCACCATTACGGACAACCGTATTGTAGAGCGCCTCGAGCAAGCCCACCAACGTGGAGTAAAAATCCGCGTTATTTCAGATGACGATAAATCTGAAGACCTAGGCTCAGACCTCGAACACCTCTCCAAGTATGGCATTGAGTGCGTCTATGACCGTACGTCAGCCCACATGCACCATAAATTCGCCATTTCAGACGGGATCAAGCTACTAAACGGGAGCTACAACTGGACACGTGCCGCCAGCACCGAGAATAACGAAAACATCACAGTCACCAACCACCCCTCCATACTAGAGCGATTTCAGGTTGAGTTTGACAGACTCTGGATCACACTGAACCGGTAA
- a CDS encoding YebC/PmpR family DNA-binding transcriptional regulator — translation MGRAFEYRRASKEKRWDKMSKLFPKLARAITMAAKEGGDDPDTNAKLRAAIATAKAENMPKDNIDKAITRAAGKDADTFTEVNYEGKGPHGVLLYVECATDNNTRTFSNIRTIFNKSGGQLMNSGGLDFLFSRKAVIEFKKPEGMELDEVELELIDHGLEELDAEGNECTVYGDFTDFGRLSKACEDLGLEVTKANLQRIPNNPTEFSEEQIAEIEEVIDKLEDDDDVQSVYTNIA, via the coding sequence ATGGGACGCGCATTTGAATACAGAAGAGCCTCAAAGGAGAAACGTTGGGATAAAATGTCCAAGTTGTTCCCTAAGTTGGCTCGAGCCATTACCATGGCAGCTAAAGAGGGGGGGGATGATCCGGATACGAACGCTAAGCTTCGTGCAGCCATTGCTACAGCCAAGGCTGAGAATATGCCCAAAGATAACATCGATAAGGCGATTACCCGGGCAGCAGGTAAGGATGCGGATACATTTACCGAAGTGAACTACGAAGGTAAAGGGCCGCACGGTGTTCTTCTTTATGTCGAATGCGCCACTGATAACAATACGCGAACCTTTTCTAACATTCGTACGATCTTCAATAAATCTGGTGGCCAGCTGATGAATAGTGGTGGGCTGGATTTCCTCTTTTCCAGAAAGGCTGTGATTGAGTTCAAGAAGCCTGAAGGTATGGAGCTAGACGAGGTGGAGCTGGAGCTCATCGATCATGGTCTCGAAGAATTGGATGCAGAGGGAAATGAATGCACAGTCTATGGTGATTTCACTGACTTTGGCAGACTTTCCAAGGCGTGCGAGGATCTCGGACTTGAGGTGACCAAGGCTAACCTCCAGAGGATACCTAACAATCCTACTGAATTTTCCGAAGAGCAAATCGCTGAAATTGAAGAAGTCATTGATAAGCTGGAAGATGACGACGACGTGCAAAGCGTCTACACTAATATTGCCTAA
- a CDS encoding PLP-dependent transferase yields the protein MRNLITDPAWTYEDLGAPLPDDRHAVSVCLPTWDSVVDYEEGRDKVVKRLRCGYPRFFRHPAVGRLFAAASEQLAVDSERVVLFPHRAAAQRALRFVEKRTGAAARVVSYDGLQALIVPEAVYAVAMEYWRYTGEVVSSRQALDVLEGGGLWKYDSSELRQRVAGFGDYDAEDVFLYESGMSGVFSVFRAVTSLLPGRKTLQLDFPYVDVLKIQNHFGTGAVFLNDATGESFDEALKRIRDGEFAVVFCEVPSNPLLRTVDLARVSAACKEGGVPLAVDDTICSVLNVDVAQYADIVTTSLTKWISGKGDVMAGGVQLVKTSRFYGDLRAFFDDDCPEGCRLYAADAAVLDENSKGFRERMQPVNEAGEAIADFLVSHPAVDQVWYPKLSTTENYEVLRRENGGFGGLISFTIKNSKRSAKVFDSLQLSKGPSLGTEFSLACPYTLLAHYDELDWAGGCGVPSHLIRLSVGTEGSEILISKLEEALSEA from the coding sequence TTGCGTAATTTAATTACAGACCCAGCCTGGACCTATGAGGATCTAGGCGCACCCCTTCCAGATGACCGTCATGCCGTATCTGTCTGCCTGCCAACGTGGGATTCAGTGGTAGACTATGAGGAAGGGCGTGACAAAGTAGTGAAGCGTCTCCGTTGCGGATATCCTCGATTTTTCAGGCATCCCGCTGTGGGGAGGCTCTTTGCGGCTGCCTCTGAGCAGCTTGCTGTGGACTCCGAACGTGTGGTTCTGTTCCCGCACCGTGCGGCAGCTCAACGAGCCCTTCGTTTTGTTGAAAAACGAACTGGGGCGGCGGCTAGAGTGGTGTCCTACGATGGCTTGCAGGCCTTGATTGTTCCTGAAGCTGTGTATGCCGTTGCGATGGAATACTGGCGCTATACTGGTGAAGTGGTCTCCAGTAGGCAAGCGTTGGATGTTCTAGAGGGGGGCGGGCTCTGGAAGTATGATTCCAGTGAGCTGAGGCAAAGAGTCGCTGGGTTTGGTGATTATGATGCAGAGGATGTCTTTCTCTATGAAAGTGGCATGTCTGGTGTGTTTTCGGTATTCCGTGCGGTAACTAGTCTTCTGCCTGGCCGTAAAACGCTTCAACTGGATTTTCCCTATGTGGATGTGCTCAAGATTCAGAACCATTTTGGTACTGGGGCAGTGTTCTTGAATGACGCCACAGGTGAGTCGTTCGATGAAGCTCTAAAGCGTATTCGTGATGGTGAGTTTGCGGTCGTCTTCTGTGAGGTGCCCAGCAATCCATTGCTGAGAACAGTTGATCTGGCCAGAGTAAGCGCGGCCTGTAAGGAGGGGGGCGTGCCCTTGGCTGTGGATGATACCATCTGCAGCGTGCTCAATGTGGATGTAGCTCAATATGCCGACATTGTGACGACCAGCCTGACGAAATGGATCTCCGGTAAAGGCGATGTCATGGCAGGCGGTGTCCAGCTGGTGAAAACTAGCCGGTTTTATGGGGATCTGCGGGCGTTTTTTGATGACGATTGCCCGGAAGGGTGTCGACTCTATGCTGCTGATGCAGCAGTGCTTGATGAGAACTCGAAAGGTTTCAGGGAGCGCATGCAGCCAGTGAACGAGGCTGGAGAGGCGATTGCTGATTTTCTAGTCAGTCATCCAGCTGTCGATCAGGTCTGGTACCCCAAGCTCTCGACCACGGAGAATTACGAAGTCTTGCGCCGCGAGAATGGTGGCTTCGGGGGGCTGATATCCTTTACGATCAAAAATTCTAAGCGCTCAGCCAAGGTGTTTGATAGCTTGCAGTTGTCGAAGGGGCCGAGTCTGGGGACAGAATTCAGCCTGGCCTGTCCTTATACGCTTTTGGCTCACTATGATGAGCTGGACTGGGCGGGTGGATGTGGGGTTCCTAGTCACTTGATTCGCCTCTCAGTGGGTACTGAGGGTAGTGAGATTTTGATTTCGAAGCTCGAGGAAGCTCTCTCTGAGGCTTAA
- a CDS encoding AI-2E family transporter, whose product MKKVQSPKAAEASKILLVLASAVLVVAGMKAAADFIVPVLLAFFIATVSFPITNWLREHGFPRFLAVVVTVLVDFAFLAGVVVVGIILVSELQTKWSNKYQFITRDRITVMAESTSSLMDRWGIKEAEGASSPAEASGADEALDDSLPSGGAPIPVPADADNSPVSGDVVAGDLHSPIGPQTDGVDMLFNQLLKSLSVGTVWALGTDFLWKMISFLGTSFVVLLLTVFMLSEARMFGRRFNAICEAQGPNLQRMLSATKDIQRYLGIKTMISLMTGFLAGMLCWGMGLDLPLLWGILAFALNFIPAVGSVIAGIPPVLLSLLLTGDWKQATMVGLGYLLINGFLGNFLEPMLLGRRFGISTLVVVISVIFWGWIWGPVGMLLAVPLTMLLKVAMDNSSDFRWIAVAISKENKGFGVHDEKLIKEAVQTAAESKRKKLAQQDGHLEA is encoded by the coding sequence ATGAAGAAGGTACAAAGTCCAAAAGCAGCGGAAGCATCCAAAATTTTGTTGGTGCTTGCTAGTGCTGTTCTAGTGGTGGCTGGAATGAAGGCTGCGGCAGACTTCATTGTGCCTGTGTTGTTGGCATTTTTCATTGCCACGGTCAGTTTTCCTATCACCAATTGGCTGCGAGAGCATGGTTTCCCTCGATTTCTAGCAGTCGTGGTCACTGTGCTGGTGGACTTTGCCTTTCTGGCTGGGGTTGTGGTCGTTGGGATTATTTTGGTTAGTGAGCTGCAGACCAAGTGGAGTAATAAGTATCAGTTCATTACCCGCGACCGTATTACGGTGATGGCTGAATCCACTAGCAGTTTGATGGATAGGTGGGGGATCAAGGAGGCTGAGGGGGCGAGCAGCCCAGCAGAGGCTAGCGGTGCTGATGAAGCCCTGGATGACAGTCTACCCAGTGGGGGGGCTCCTATTCCTGTACCTGCAGACGCCGACAATAGTCCAGTGAGCGGGGATGTTGTGGCAGGAGATCTGCATTCACCGATTGGTCCCCAGACTGATGGAGTGGATATGCTTTTTAATCAGCTGCTCAAGAGTCTCAGTGTGGGCACTGTCTGGGCCTTGGGGACTGACTTCTTGTGGAAGATGATCAGTTTTCTAGGGACCTCCTTTGTGGTGCTTCTCCTGACTGTTTTTATGCTGAGCGAGGCGAGGATGTTTGGCCGGCGATTTAATGCGATTTGTGAGGCGCAGGGGCCCAATCTGCAAAGAATGCTCAGCGCCACCAAAGACATCCAGCGTTATCTGGGTATCAAGACCATGATTAGTCTAATGACTGGTTTCCTGGCGGGAATGCTCTGCTGGGGGATGGGTTTGGATTTGCCGTTACTGTGGGGGATTTTAGCCTTCGCTCTGAATTTTATACCTGCTGTGGGTTCTGTGATCGCTGGTATTCCTCCTGTGCTGTTGTCCTTGTTGCTGACGGGAGATTGGAAGCAGGCCACGATGGTGGGACTAGGCTATCTTCTTATCAATGGATTCCTTGGAAACTTTCTTGAGCCCATGCTTCTTGGGAGGAGATTTGGTATTTCTACCCTAGTTGTCGTTATCTCTGTAATTTTCTGGGGCTGGATATGGGGACCCGTGGGTATGCTCCTTGCGGTCCCATTGACCATGCTACTCAAGGTGGCTATGGACAATAGCTCCGATTTTCGTTGGATCGCAGTGGCGATTAGCAAGGAGAATAAGGGCTTCGGTGTTCACGATGAGAAGCTCATCAAGGAAGCTGTTCAGACGGCTGCGGAGTCCAAGCGTAAAAAACTGGCGCAGCAAGACGGGCATTTGGAGGCCTAG
- a CDS encoding pseudouridine synthase has translation MRLDRFLTARTRLSRKEVQRLLAAGSVLVDDEVQMNTRHEVKQFTKVVVNGECLQDKKPVYIMLNKPAGYLSATKDDKHPTVMELIPEELHEGLHVAGRLDRASTGLLLLTNDGTWSRAITMPSSKITKTYLVRLRNPVSPSTQETFRNGIYFAYEDKTTLPTHFDIIEPTLVRIYLREGRYHQIKRMFFAVGNKVTSLHRESVGHHQLNDLQAGEFRLLTACDL, from the coding sequence ATGAGACTAGATCGCTTCCTGACAGCACGTACTAGATTGAGCCGCAAAGAGGTCCAGAGACTTCTGGCGGCAGGATCCGTGCTCGTTGATGACGAGGTTCAAATGAATACCCGTCACGAAGTAAAGCAGTTCACTAAGGTAGTGGTGAACGGAGAGTGCCTTCAGGACAAAAAGCCTGTCTATATCATGCTGAATAAGCCCGCCGGCTATCTCAGTGCCACAAAGGATGACAAGCACCCCACCGTCATGGAGCTCATTCCTGAGGAACTACACGAGGGACTCCACGTGGCCGGTCGCCTCGACAGAGCCTCTACAGGACTTCTGCTACTTACCAATGACGGTACTTGGTCACGAGCTATCACCATGCCATCGAGCAAGATAACCAAGACCTATCTGGTCAGATTAAGGAACCCTGTTAGCCCCAGCACACAAGAGACATTTCGCAACGGTATATACTTTGCATACGAGGATAAAACGACTCTACCGACCCATTTTGACATCATCGAACCCACTCTTGTACGTATCTATTTACGCGAAGGTAGATACCATCAGATCAAAAGAATGTTCTTCGCCGTGGGGAATAAAGTCACCTCTCTTCACCGCGAATCAGTAGGTCACCACCAACTGAACGACCTACAAGCTGGAGAATTCAGGCTACTCACTGCCTGCGACTTATAA